Genomic DNA from Anguilla anguilla isolate fAngAng1 chromosome 17, fAngAng1.pri, whole genome shotgun sequence:
CAGACAGCTGTAAAACAGTAGATGTAGAAGCTACATGTTGCAACTATTTGAGCTGAGCATTTAGATATGATATATGTGATATAGTAGCAtaattaaatacagtatgtacatgaTATGTGCAACACACTAGTAGACCTGACTACCTTATGTACATGATATatgtcagggctgcccaaccctgttcctggagatctaccttactgtaagttttcatttcaaccctaatttggcacacctgactctactaattagcagttaAATAAGATCACTAGCTGTAGaatgagttgtgctttgttagggttggagtgaaagtctacaggatggtagatcttcaggaacagggttgggcagcgctaatgtacagtatgtgatatATCAGCGGAGGTCCTTATTCAGgcgccctctcctctctcacctccgCAGTTCATGAGCTTCCGGACGTTGGTGGTGGTCATGAGGCCGCGAGTCCGCAGGAAGTCAGCTAGCTGCCCGCCAACGGGCACGACGATGGTCATCACCAGGTGGGGCAGGGCGGACACCAAACCCAcctgggagacagagagagagagagagggagagagggggggagggagagggggggggagagagagagagggacagagagagagagagggagggggagagagagagggggggacagagagagagagggagggggagagagagagaaagagagagggaggaagggagggggagggagagaaagagagagagagggatggagggatagagcaagagagacagagagagggaggaggagagggagagaaagagagaggggttgAGAGACCgcatgagagagaaagggagagagagaaatatactGAAATTTGCATGGAGttctttgaaaaaacaaaaacaataatacttCCAAATTTTGCCATACTTCcgaatgaacaaaaatgacCCATCCTACTGGGTGAAGAACATTAGCCCCGCTAGCTGTGCTTTATGTGACAACCTGTCATCAATACAGAAGCGCAATGAGTGTCATGTCACAGGATGGTTGTTCCAGCCCACCACATCGCTCTTACAGTCAGAGACATGTTGGCGCAAACCTACTCCATCATGGTGCTTATTCGCTTCTCTTAAACCCTGTCAAGAATCTCGTCCGTCTCACCTTGCTGATCTCGAACCCGAAGACTTCCTCGAAGTAGGCTGGCTGGCTGATGAGCAGCAGGTAGAAGGTCCAGCTTCGGCAGAAGTTGGCCACGATGATGGCGTACACCGGCATGGAGGTGAAGAAGTGTCTCCAGGGAGTCTTGAACTTCTGCACGCGGAAGGAGgtgacacgctaacacacagcGCCTAACAAACGGGACTACGGCACGGAGAAGATTCGGGACTGAGCTCAGAGGTGGCCGAGATGGGAATGTCGGGACGGAGCGAAACTTGGGCTGAGACagttgtttttctgcttttgctTCCTGTTTTGGTTTCTCGAAACGATTCGGACGTTTTGGACATTTGGGCCCAATCTGGCTGAAGCAACTGCTTTAACACATTGAGATGCTACTTCCTGTGTGCTTTCTTTGGTTGTGACTTTTCTGTCAACTGCCTCCAGTCTTTCTGTGTATTCTGCCAACTCCTGAAAATTTTAGACAAACTGTTTGCAATACTTAAGAGCTTATTTTTCTCAGCAGGTCTGGTTGTTAATGTTTCAAGGAAACACAGTGACTGGTAGAGCATTAGAACCCTATGCTTAGGCttggggggagacagggagacatgCCACGCTCAATATTTTCTTATGAATTGGTCCCTAGTTAGCATTCCTGAGAGACTCAACGTTTGACTAGGTGAGACTAGGTGGCCAACAGTGTGTTTCCCCaaagctggtcttgtaacctaaaggtcacgggttcgattcccaggtaggacaactgctgttgtacccttgagtgaggtactttacctgcattgcttcagtatatatcctactgtataaatggatgcgatgtaaatgccatgtaaaagtcgtgtaagtcgctctggataggagcgtctaCTAAAGGccggtaatgtaatgtgaaatgtttggtgtgaaatcgacttttaatttttaatgttcttttaaCTGAAATGGAGCATGTTTAGGCAGCTCTGTGTTCATGACTCATGTCTGTTTGAATTAGCACTGAGGACTGAGGTGTGAGCGTACAGCCATCGCAGCCCTGTCTTTGGGCCTGGCAGTCTGTTACTGAGTAAATAAgccaaagggagagagagagagagagagagagagagagggcagaatgGAGGAGCACCTGCAGGGGGTTCACCAGGCCCGCCGACTCGCCGATGGCTTCCTCGATGTACTTCCTCTCCTCCGGGGTGATGGTGGGATGGGCGGCCGGGCTCTCGTAGGACACCAGGACCCAGAATAGGTACCAGAATATCCCAAAACTgcctgggagagggagggagagggggaggggggcggaagtacaaacaggaagtggggcgGGTGGACGAGTGGGGTGGGGCAACAAAAAGAGACGCAAATACGGTCAAAGGAGGTCCACACAGGGCCAAAGGAGAGCAGTGATGTGGCTCACGGTGGCCAGTGATTGGCATGTACGCTAGCTCTAATGTGCTAATGCACCACATGTTCTAATACTTCAGACTCAGGCGTAAAACCACTCTGCCCGGTCTTTATCAGCAAGGACGGGTTAAACCTGCTGGAATTTGTTTAGCAAGAAGGTCAGTGGAGGGAAAGTGTTGGTCTGGTACTAATTCTGTCTGCTGCATTAGTTGTCATGTCATATAACCAACAGTAGTGGTGCTTTACTTTCTGTCTGTAATGAACTCGGTAATGTTGTAAAAGATGgtgttttgtatttcagtgcTGATCGACAGTCACTAACCGTAGACATAGAACACAGAAGACCACCCTGTGTACTGGACAAGCACCCCAGCTAATGGCATAGCTACCACAGCCCCAGCATAggaccctgagagagagagagatagagagaaagttCCAGAAACAGCAGACAGCATTAAAACAGCGGTGTACTGAACAGACAGAGGAACACTGGTGAGAACAGTCGCTCTGGCAGTAGTTGCAGCTCTAGTAAGGGCAGCAGTATCACAGCAGAGGATTACAATACAAGAACACAAGCTTTTATGGGATTTTGTAGAACAACTGGTGGACGGCTCACCACAAAAGGCAGTTGTAGCCAATCGGCTTCTCTCAAGAGGCGGGGCCCATTTGGCCCAAATCCCATGGCATGCTGGGTAAGACACCCCCTGAAGCACAGAGGCACATATTACAGTATctcccatcacacacacacacacaacgcacacacacatattacagtACCTcccatcacacacatacacacacgtgcaggcacacacacacacacatgcacacacactcatacacactcacacacacgcacactcacaccaccccacccccccccacacacacacacaccccacagtaCCTCCACAAGCCCCTGGCATATCCTGATCATGATGACGCAGCCGTAGTGGACTCTGGCTGCTGACGGGATCAGCATATTGAGAACGGAGGTGGCCACGATGGCGAAGCCAAACACTCTGTGGGGCGCGGAGAGACGGAGACGAACGAGTCTTAGCGGCGTCAGAGAAAGCCGTCACAAATACCCCTTACCCTCAGACACTCGCGTTTGACCCATTCGCGAACGGCCTATGAATGAACGAATCATTGTATTCATACAGCACTTTTCTAAACACTCTAAGTGCTTTACAGTTATGAGTGGGAGCTCACCTcgcccaccaccaatgtgtagcacccaccttgggtgatgcacggcagccattttgtgccagaacgctcaccacacacatAGTtaaggtagagagggagagaattaaatgaatttagccaattaaatcaggggatgattaggtggcaagtttgagAGAACCAGGTTGGATATTTAACCAGGGCACTGGGGAACCCCCCTACTCTTAGCAacaagtgtcatggggtcttgtCATGAGCACAGTGAGTcgggacctcggtttaacgtctcatctgaaagacgaaatctccaacagcacagtgtccccctcATTgaactggggcattggggtttattcgACCAGAGaaaagattgccccctgctagcccaccaacaccacttccagcagcaacttagttttcccaggaGCTCTCCCAtacaagtactaaccaagcccacacttgcttagcttcagccattcaagTGCTGCCACGCTACTTTTTGTAAACTTCAAGCAGCACGTACAGTATATGAATCAGGTATATATGACAAAAGGAGCTTTGCTTAAAGCCAATGCGAGCAGGCGGGGGGCAAGAAGATTTAGGGAAGGGGTCGAGTGCCACCCTAGGCTACCCCCTTCCCTTCACCAGTGCTGCATAGTGGGACTGTAGCAGTGCACAACGAGTCCTGCATTGCAAATGAGCATGGCAACGTCCGCACTGTTCCAAGGACCAGGGCACTGTTTCATGGATcgggattactgagttagctggataactgcactgagtaaaaccatgaagcaggattactgagttagctggataactgcactgagtaaaaccatgaagcaggattactgagttagttggataactgcactgagtaaaaccatgaagcaggattactgagttagctggataactgcactgagtaaaaccatgaagcaggattactgagttagctggataactgcactgagtaaaaccatgaagcaggattactgagttagctggataactgcactgagtaaaaccatgaagcaggattactgagttagctggataactgcactgagtaaaacccagaacccttccaaatctggaacacagactgaagtaaaaagagctgctccaggttttactcagtggaGTTATCCAGCTAATTTACTAattttgctttgtgaaatactcCCAAGATTTAATTGATTATCTGAATATATATGCAGTCTGAATCAAAGGTCATGGGTGGGCCCACAGCCCTAGATACAGGGAGTGCTGAACACCTCTGAGCCAAAGAGCCAGCaatcccagagtgcattgccCCACAGTGTTCGAAAACAAACGGTcgtttacatgttttttttttccaccagagTTTCCCTTCCCAGTAACTTCTCCCACCAGCCTAAAAAAAACCGCTGATGAAGCAAGGCTGACCTGTTGGCCGCGAATTTCTGGCAGATGAATCCGCCGGGGATTTGGGTGACGATGTAGCCCCAGAAGAAGGACCCGTGGATCATCCCCACCGTCTCCGGATCCCAGGTGAACTGGGAGGcctgggacagagggaggggcggggctcgtaaaaaaaacaaaaaaaaaaaaaaaaaaaacacaagccgtGCGtaacaaggaggaggaggaggaggccggaGGCGGGAAAAGACCAGGGGTTGCAGAGGAgggcggcagtgcagtataatggttaaggaactggtcttgtaacctaaaggtcacaggttcgattctcagggttgtacccttgagtgaagtacttcacctgcatagcttcagtatatatccagctgtgtaaatggatgcagtgtaaaataaggcgttctggatgagagcgtctgccgAATGCCCGTGATGTAGCGGCACTCACCACCAGCACCTCCTTGTCGCCGTGGTAGACGGTGTGGTTGTTGACCATGCTGACGATGGCCACGCCCAGGTTGCAGCGGATGCCGAAGGAGATGCAGAAGCCCAGGCCGCTGAGGACGGCGATGATGTAGCGCCGGGGCAGGCCGAAGCAGGTGCAGTCCACCATGGGGAGCTCCCGCTCCTCCACCAGCTCGGGCCGGCCCTCCGCCGACAGCTCGATGGTCTCGCCATTGGCCTGGCGCTTCTCCAGgagcctgggagagagaggggggagagagggagagagggagagaaagagaggggggagggagggagggatagagagaaagaaagagagggagagagagagaggggagagggatagagggggagggagaggggggcagagagagagagtgggagagagagagaggaagagcgagaTCTAATCAAGACTATCACGAAGCAGAATCAATACTTCCACCTCCTACCTGCTCCACAACCGTGACTAGCATGTCTTCTACCGACGTATCGCTTCCTGTAGCACATCTAACCCCATGATGGAAAGACACCAGTGAAAAAccactaaacccccccccccaaaactcctCACCCCAACCTTAATTAGAATCATTGAGTAACAACCAATATGAAACAAGTAATTAACAGG
This window encodes:
- the slc17a7a gene encoding solute carrier family 17 member 7a, whose translation is MEVRPDRIKAVAGKTLGKIHRLLEKRQANGETIELSAEGRPELVEERELPMVDCTCFGLPRRYIIAVLSGLGFCISFGIRCNLGVAIVSMVNNHTVYHGDKEVLVASQFTWDPETVGMIHGSFFWGYIVTQIPGGFICQKFAANRVFGFAIVATSVLNMLIPSAARVHYGCVIMIRICQGLVEGVSYPACHGIWAKWAPPLERSRLATTAFCGSYAGAVVAMPLAGVLVQYTGWSSVFYVYGSFGIFWYLFWVLVSYESPAAHPTITPEERKYIEEAIGESAGLVNPLQKFKTPWRHFFTSMPVYAIIVANFCRSWTFYLLLISQPAYFEEVFGFEISKVGLVSALPHLVMTIVVPVGGQLADFLRTRGLMTTTNVRKLMNCGGFGMEATLLLVVGFSHTKGVAISFLVLAVGFSGFAISGFNVNHLDIAPRYASILMGISNGVGTLSGMVCPLIVGAMTKHKTREEWQYVFLIASLVHYGGVVFYGIFASGEKQPWADIEDTSEEKCGILDEDELADATEEMYRSGGGGQYGALSQPNVGTNRGGGGGGGRGGGGGGGGGGGGWVTDWDKTEEYVQPPGYNSYLYSGEAQRELM